The DNA region AAGAACTGCTACAGTATCCTGTGGGAGACTGAACAGAAACTGAGAAGGAAGGAACTTTAAATTATAAGAGAAGCTACTTAGTGCAGTTGTCATATTCACAGAGAAGTCACTGCTTTCTGGTTCAGGAAATAGCTAGTACCTCacattctttctctttctgtaacTCTCACCTTGGGATGACACACCAGGAAACCCCTCCTAGGCGTTCCAGAATTAACTGAATAATGCAATTTCAACCTTGATAGCAATTTTGACGTTTGAAGGAGTTTGACCAATTGATAATCATTACCTTAGAAGAGCAATATATTGTCTTAAATATAGGTAGTGGTTTATTGTATTAACGTCAAAACTCTGGACATTTTAAATCTCTCAGAACAAGACTGAATGTAAGACTGAAAATTTTTTTGATGTCTAGAATTTTCAAGTTAAGAATATACTAGGAGCAGAACAGAAATTTAGAATAAAAGACTTCACATAATTCTAGGATCAGACACAGAATAAGAAATTTCTGATAATAAAATagacttttgaaatattttgccCTCTATGAACTCTAGCACTCATTCTGCAAAACATGCACTCAACTTTTAATATGCATATAAATCCTAATCAACAAAGCACTTGTGTAGAAGCTTAAAGATAAGCACATTAAAATCTCTTTGAAGGTAATAATTATTCTGCAGCAATTCTTCCAGATAACAACACAATCAATTATTTTCCCTGgaagttgttttcttttcctctttcaaatACATACATTGAAAGAGAAAGTGAGTAAAACAAAGAACATTAATGTATATTTTGTCATTAGAGGAAACATCCAgtttaaagtatttttctccTGCTTAGGGTAAGCTCAAATCTAAatgtttttctacttttctaTACTACTAGACCTGAAAAATCTAGCAGTTAGAACTAACTGCTGAAAAGATGCATTTGTTTACCTTAGACAGTGTGTAATCGATGTGTTCTGCTCCACATCAACAGAAAGGTCAAGAAAATCTTCATCTTTGCTACTAACCTGTTGCAAAAAACATACATGTAAAACAGAGATACCATACATCTAAATGCTGTCTCTATCTTTAGCAAATGCTAAAGATATTTGTTTCTGTAGAAATTGCTcttacataaaaataattcatttcgatgctttaatattttttagttCTGTGTGACTAATGTTCAGTGTGATATTTATTAGTAATTCTACCAATCCAGCTTTCATATAATTTAACTTCTGTCTATTCCACTTTTACAATCCCACCAACCATGGGCCATTAATGGCAGCCTACTGTTCAGTAAAGGTGAACCATCCTCCCCTGTATTATCTGAGATTATGTATGTTTCCTTGTTATGTAACACAGTCTGCTTTCTTTTATTATCAGAAATTTGTTTACCCTTTGTATAACATATTACAATATACATTCACATTTTATTCTTACATAATTATTTCCACTATTAAGGATGCAATGAAGATAATTTCCAAATATATTTCTGTCACAAAAGTCATACTATACCATGTTATCTTTTCTCTCTAGTGAGTATTGAAAAGTGTGGGTTTATACTTCTGGTTGACACAGCTACATTTCCCCACTGGATATTGTTCCTGGTcaatattttgattaaaaaatttaaatattaaaggtAAAAATGGTTCAGTGATAATATTTTGCAAAATCATTTCGGTGTTGCCAATCTTTTTTTAGACAGaacaagaggagaaaaatgatACTGAAGAGTCTTCACCTAAAAAATTGAAGTCCGAATATTTTCAGAATGACAGATCCCGATTTTTgtattgaaaattatttttcactaaGAGTGTTTAATCTTAAAGTTGAAAtaatattaacaaaaaaatcatCCAAATGGCTAATTCTTGTACTACTTCAACTGAGTGAAAAGATTGCAGAATTACTTACTGCATATGAATTCAGTCATATtcataataatatttttataaaatgttGCATGAACACTCCATGTTTTTGCCTCCTATTGCATTTCCTTAGAAAAACTAAATCAGATGGGAAAATAGTGAAGTACAAATCAAGAACTGCTGTGAGGATCCATTGTTGTGGCAGAAGTCCCTCATGCTCAGATTTTTGCAATGCTGTAGATGTAATAGTTATGTACCGCCTTGAGCTCATATTTGTGTTATGTCAGGCATACTATAAGCTTGGTGAATGCAGCCCATATCAGACTTGAATGCAGAGAAACACCTTTAGCTGGATTAATTttgatatgatcaaagatgtACAGAGGAATAATGCACACCCAACTGAAATGAACAACagcttttcaaataaaaatccTCCCTGAGACATGACTTGACCCACAGAGGACAGGAAACCACAAAACCAGCAGCAATTGACTGCAGTATAAATATACAGCTAAAATTTGAAAGATAAAGCAACAAAGCTTCAGAGAACATTGTGTCTCTACAGCTGGAACCAGACTTCTATCAGACACACTGAGTATCATGAGAACTTAAACACTTGAAAAAGTCCTTGGCAGGCATAGTGCTTCATCTGAATGCCTTAAAGAAGCTAGGAATTCTGTTATTGATTTCTGCATATCAAATATTTCCTGGAAGGGAAGATGAGCTACTTAGAGCTAGAATAATACAGATTAAAACTAAAGGTAGCTGGAAAACCAGATTCAAACTACCTTCTTTGTGAGAATAAGAACTGCTGAAATCTGAATGATTCTTCATGTACTACTTatgaatattttaacaaaagAATAACTTTTAATCTGTTTTACTATTTTTCTAAGATTTCCTGTTACATTAATCCAAGGAAAACACACTGGAAAAATATCCTGAGTAGTATACACTATTTCTGCACTCAGAGGAAGCTACAGACAAGCTACATTTTCCATACAGTTTCATCACTTTGAATTAGAAGTATGGAATTGTGCAGTTATGCTGTTACCCAAGGACACATCCTCACTTCTTCACCAGTTTCTCTGAGTAAACATTAGATATTGATTTAGAATTAGGCCACAACTATTTAGAGAAGCTtgtcagttaaaaaaataattcttactTTTCACTTATTTTAACTTGCTATTACCCAAGGTTTTATAATTGAAATAGATTAAATAGTTAATTTTCACTATCTCTCTCATGTGTTCACTCATACAAGCTTGCTCCAAACTTGTTCCAACATCTTATGTTGACTATCATTGTATCTCTTCTCCTCACCATCCTCCTCTGACCAAGTTCCTGGAAGTGCCACATGTATTTTCTTGGAATATAGAGCTAATCTTTATTATTAGAAATATCAGACTTTGTTCTTTTACACATCTGGTAGGACATGGGTAGAGTTTATGTCACCAAGCTTCAGCTGCCTAGACCTTGCTGTCTGAAGATACCTTTTCTGAGCACCTTCTCCCATCTTAATGCAGCTAATCTAAAGTTGTGTTTTCTTTGAGGAAGCCCATAGCAGCAGCACTGATCTTAGTAAAAGTACATAATTTTTAGGCCAGATCAGTTTGTTGGCCCAGTTCTCAACTTGCTGCACCAAGAATTGCAACACCAGGAAGCCAGGACAAGCAGTATGGAACAAAACACCGGATACTGCTAAAAACTTTGTTTCATGAAACAGCCTAGAGACAGATGGAGAGAGCTTCCTGCAAAAGCTCCTTCACAATCTCCATCAGCTGCAGGAGTTGAGATGACTAGCTCATCCTTGATGCCTGTCAACTTTGCTTCACCAAGCAAAGGTTAGGTGATGTTAATTCCAACCTTAGTGGAAGGTCAGTGTCACTGTTCTCCCcgaagacttttttttctgttactcTTTCATGCAACCTCAcaggaaaaattttaaaaaattatttattttctctttcaataAGAGCATGTGTTTGAAAAAGACAGTAATCAACAGGAGACTTGCAATCAGGTTTCccaacaaaaattaatttttacttatAGCTCAAGCATAAGACATTTCAAACTGATATCATCCTCTAGAAATTATTAGGgagataaaataaaacaatttgtTAATAATGAACCCTCTGTATACCTGTCAGACTCTTAAGATGGAATTAACACAAATCATCTTAACATTTCACTTATTATATGAATATGATGTGAATATCGTCTCTCAAAGTTACAGTGATAAGGAAAGGTATTGATTTACCAGCAAGGATTTTAACTGTAGACATATGCATTAGGACAGCAAAACTTGGCAGAGATTAGCCAAGTAAtgcttagaaaaataaatttttagaaAAGAATATACTCACTTCAAGAAGTAAATTCTACAGGAATATCCACAATTCTCAGATGTCTGAAAAGattcatatatttatatatacaaaaTGTATCTATCTATTAATGggcaacaaccaaaaaaaaaaatctatcccAATGCTTACGGTTTCACAGTTCAAACATCTAGTTTCGTTAGTCAGTGTTCCCTGAAAAATCTCATGCACCCAGGTCAATTCTTGTTTATTGCTCTCTTCGGCTTCATTCATGTTGCCATTTTTCAGTTTCccattttgcttttcctgtttcttctcCTCCTGCAAAATGTCTGCAATAGTGTTGAGCAGGTAATTTAAAAACTCATGTGCATCTTGCTGCATGTAGTTGTCAAAGAGATCTGTGAAGAAGAGAGTCAAGATTTGTACAGCTGAATATCCTTTCCtccaagacagaaaaatatttttttcccaaatactTGTACTGGCCCTTGCTCAGCAAAGTATTTGTAGTAATTCCAAAGAATAGCTTTGCAGCCATTCACCCTGGCTCCAGTGAAGTTACTTTGGGGGAGAGCTTCCAAACTTTAGCTGTCTAGAAAGTTACACTGATTGGAGTTGGTTGTGTAGGCTCCCATTACAGTCaatgaagaaagcaagagaGTGACTCATCCTAAATTATTTCCTTACACTAGACAGTTACTGCCTAACTTTAGCCAGCACTAACTTCCATCCCCATATTCCACATCCCTCAGACACTCAGGAACATCACAGAGTTTTGACAGTAAGCCACATGGCTGGGAAAATTGAGGCCATTGGATGCTGACACATACTCGTGTACCGTGTCTGGGATGGAGTTACCTTTCCTCACAGTAGCCCACAGGGAGTTGTGCTTTGTAGCACAAAATGCCTAAAATGGTGGTGTTGATGTACCAGTGTTTCAGCTGATGCTGAGCAGCACTCACACAAGGCTGTCTCTCCAACCCTCATCCTGCCCAAAGGCTGGTAGACTGGGTGTGAAAGAGGTTGGGAAGGGGACATAGGTGAGGCAGCTGACCCAAACTGGTCAAAGTCATATTTTATGCCATGTGACTTCATGTTCATCACTAAAATCTAAGAGAAAGATGTGTGGTTTTCCATTATTAAGATATATCTCTTCCAAACAAACTTCTACACATGCCAAGGCCCTACATCCCAGGTAGTACCTGGAAATCATCTGTAGATGGGAGGTAGAGAATAAATCtcctttggtttttctttgtttctgcatgtaatttttttttttttaattaaactacTTTGATCTCAActcatgagatttttttcctcttatcttctccccctgccctgctgagaTGAGGAGTGAGAGACCGgcttggtgggcacctggcagcCAGTCAAGGTTAACTCACTTCAAGCAGTAATAATAACACTACCTAACAAAGCTCATTTTTCACACACAAGTCTGGTGAGAAAAGACTTGTCCTGTTCAATACGAATTGCTTGCAGTGAAAGGGGAAAATATCCCAGTGGTGATTTAGTACAGACTTCTCCAGTAAAGGCTTAACTCGCCCACCATGTCAAAGAAAAAAGTATGCGTGCTCCcagaaatgtatatttttatccCCCTGCTCCTGAAAAACTTCACATGGATTTCCTCAGAAAACATTGCACAGAACCGCTGGCTTTGAAGTGTCTAGCCTGGACATATAAGCAGGCTAATACACACTGACTCTGGCACTAATttaaaaaagctgaaaacatAAGATCCAGTCTTTACAAGTGATCCCCAATAGTGTGGGGGCATTTATCACTAGATGACTCAGAGTTAACTTTTTCATGATTTCAAATGTCTGCTCTGAAATGAACAGTCTGCTCATTTATATGCTGTCACCAGGAAGCAATTTCTTCCAGGTGTTTGACTCATACTTTGTCTCTTCATTCAAAGCCTCTCTGTTTCTAAGCATGCCATCCACACCGATATGAATCCAGGCCAAAATGGAGCTGTGACAGGCTCATATCCCTTAGACAGAACTACTACAAGATTAGGTCTATGCTGTTGCCAACTTAATGGTCAAAAGGGGTCTGATGCTTCACCAAGTAAGACTGTGTCCACCACTTCCAAgaaccagagcagcagctgatgtGTAATTGATGGACCACCTTACACATTCCCGGCTCCTTATCCTCCAGGGTGTTCTGGAGCTGGTGGTGCCTGCAGCCTTCCTAGGTCACACAGTTTCTATACTGCCAGCTGCCCTCAATGTTTCTCTCTGCcatactcaaaaaaaaaaaaaaaaaaaaaaaaaaaaaaaaaaaaaaaaaaaaaaattacagcagtgTCACCCTATTCCCAGCCCTAGCTCACCCTACAGTAAGGTCTGCCCCACCATGTTGTCAAAACATCACTAATTCACAAACCTCTGGGAGCCTATGAAATCTGCCATGGTTATTTCAAGCATAACATCACATACACAGATACTAAAATAATAATACACCCCACAAAGTACCAAAAGCAATTTACAAATCTAACCTGTGTTTCTGATTAACATGATCACATTGCTTAAGATGTATTTATGCTTTTTTGATCAATGCATGAATACCTTAGAGAACTTTGGTTTTACACTTACCATTCTCTTTTCGTAACCTTGATATAAACTTCTTTGGTGGAATAACTCcaacttttttcttctgagtAGCAATACTGTGGAAAAGATCTGCCAGGCAAGTCAAgaggttttccttctttttctgttgGGCTTTGTATGATAATACATTTTCCCGAAATGGCCGGCAAAAATACAATGCCTGCAGCACGGAGTTACAGTAGCAGGTGTTCCCAAACTGCcatgcaaaattaaaaacaagctTAATCCCTGTGCATCACAACCAAACTAGCTGTTCATCCAAATCCTGactcctgtcactgtcacaaaCCAGCCATTTTGCCATGTAGTTGCAGTAGAAATAGATTTCCACACCCACCATGACACTTCATGAAAAACACTATGGTGTTCTAAATTAACTAGGATACAAAGTAAAGGTTTCCACTtgtaaggaaaatatttattgcaGTGGATTTCATTAAGTTTATTTACATATCTGGGCTCTATCTTACTGCTCAGTAGCAGAATGACTAATGTTTTCAATGGAAAAAATTACTATATCTATATAATTTCCAAGGGAACAAACAAGTGATTAAACATTCTTCTCACTCATTTTCTCCTTGGTCAAATAAAAAAGCTCCTCCTAAGAGTTGCCAATGCAGAATGCTGTACCTAAACTTGTACATACTTTCACCACTTCCTCCGTCCTATTTCACACCTAAAATagacttttaattttatttaagtgTATGTTCTaatccctggaaatattcatAGAACTGTTCTCTCTGGGGGTGTATGAAGCCATCTTCAACCATCTGATAGAGTTTTGCAACCCACTGTGCCTAAAATTGCAACATGAGcagcacttaaaaataaaagacaatcCTGCATTAGAATAAGATTAGTAAGAGCaggggagaaaaacaaaacaaaaccaaggaatAAAGCAAATTTCAAGTAACATCAAAATGGGACTTACATTGACCAATCCAAAGTAGTGTTCATTGATTGGAAACTGCTCTGGGCCAATGTCTTTTTCCAGAGCAGAGGCATTGGTgccctacacacacacacacagaaaaaaaaaaaaaaaaaaaaaaaggaaaaaaaaaaaaggaaaaaatgtcagaacccaaaccaaccaacaacaacaacaacaacaaaaagcattaaaatggaagaaattatttagaaTATTAAGATTCCAAAGTAAAATTATGGACAGTATCAAGACAGATAATAATTCATTCCTTTTAGCTATGATTAGTCAAGATATCTCTGTCTTACTGATAGGCAAGAACAATAGTCCCATGAgccaataaaaatatttgcaaatctGGATAGTTGAGCTGGCCTGGCATGGGCCCTCTAGTAATAGATGACTAGGAATGAACAGGTCACAATGGGGGTTCTTCCCACACCCACCTCCCCCTTATTTTTACTGTGTACATGGTCATCTGGATCCCATTACTCTCTTGTCTCATAAAGACAGTAGTTGATCTTAAGTACAACCCTAAAAACCAGTTTCTAGATAGAAGGCAGGTTTTTTAAGCATTACTGAAACTCCTCTGATTCCCTCTGAATTAAACATCAGCCTGTAACAATACTTGGGCTTCAGATTGGCACCCAGTTCTAGTAACATCACAGATGCTAAAAGCAAATGCAATATACATGTCATTTTGTCCTATCTAACATTAAAGAGCACATAAATCCAAGCACAGTTAGATCTCTTAGTCACTGCCCTAGTGTGGCAAGTTATGCTCAGCTGTATCTTCAACACCAATGTTGTTTAGGTAACTGCTGGTCTGTAAGCACAACCACTAATTTCGTATGTTACCTGTTGTTTGGCTATATTAAAATGCCCATTTTTGAACAAGCTTAAATTAATAAGCAAGGTAGTTGCTGTCAAAGCAAATGTCATAATTCCTATACACATTATGAGCTTGGCTCCATCCTCTGACACCCTCACTTCAGATACTTATAGATGTTGATGAGTTCCCCTCTCAGCTgtctctcctccaggctgaacgggcccagctccctcagccttttctCATGAGAGGGATGCTCTAATCCCTCACTCATCTTTATTGCCCTccactggacctgctccaggagctccatgtctctcctgccctgaggagcccagaactgggcacagcgCTCCTGATGTGGCCTCACAGGGCTGAGtaagaggggcaggatcaccaCCCTCAGCCTGCTGGCAATGTTCTtcctaatgcaccccaggacaccacTGGCCTTCTCATCCAcatgggcacactgctggctcatggacagttTGGTGTCCACCAGAAGCCCCTGGTCCTTCCCTGtacagctgctttccagcaggtcaatgcccagcctgtgctggtgcatgGGGTTactcctccccaggtgcaggaccctgcacttgCCTTGGCTGAATTTCCTCTCTGCCCGTCTCCCCAGCCTGTCGAGGGGCTGCTcctcccagcttggtgtcatcagcaaacttgctgaggagTCATCTGCCCCTTTATCCAAGTCATTGATGAATAATTTAAACAACTCCACTATTGAATCCTGGGGAACACCACAAGTGTCAGGCCTCCAACCAGAACCTGTGTCACTGACAATGACTCTGGGATCAACCAGTTCTCAATCCACCTCACTGTCCACTCATCCAGTCCACAATTCTTGAATTTGACTACGAGGACATTGTATgagacagtgtcaaaagccTTGGTGGAGTCAAGGTAGACATTTGCTTAGACTTCATCAGCTAAAATTTTCAAAGTAACTGGTAATCTGATCTAGAATTCTCATGTCCCTTCCCCACCTTCTCCCTAAGGCCTGATTTCTGTTCCCTCACTGCACCTACCATCACCACTGCTTGCCAAATTAGATTATTATTTCATGCCAATTCATTAAAAGAAGATTTAGTCAACAGAATTAGCAGTGTGAAACTCAGCACAGGTTCTCTTTGAGAATTTGCAAGCCTTGAAAGTAAAACATCTCCTTTAAGTCGGCAGGTTCCAGAAAAGCTCCAAAGATTTCATATTTTACATCCCCTTCTCAGATCTTTTTccattctctctttttctctcacaTACACAGAGTTCATTGCTCAGACCATGTTACTTCCCAGAAAATCCTTTGAGTCTGAAGTACTTTAAAAGCACAAACCTTCATGAGAGACTTCATAAGGGATATATGGTCTCACCAGATTCTGCTAAGCCTTGGtgaaaaacttggaaaaaaagattGATTAATACAAAGCAATTATTGGCTACCATTCAACAGAGATGACAGTGTGATATTTATATAAGTCTCATAAGATTAGTTTCATTGCTTGGAAAGTCAGCCTTGCCAAAGATGCACATATTCAGCAAAGCATTCCAAGAGGGAAAAAACTGATAAATATTTGCCTGATATTAGCAGTGAAGCAAACAGCCACTGTTACCCTCAAACCCTTGTCTGATACAAGAGAAACATGACTACAGAAGATTAATGCAGCTTCTGAGGAAAAACATCTTCATATTAATACTCATAGTACAGTATTCAGATCAAAGTGACGGTTTCTTTGAATTCACTTTGAACATTACAATGGAGTTCCctaaacaaaaaatgaaatgggTGTTTTTCCAGTTTTGTAGGAAGTATTCTCCACATTGAAATAAATTCTTCCTCTACAGTTCATGGAAAATATTATCTCTAGGAAGTAACATTCTATACTTTCATAAAACTACAGGTTAGTGCATTCTGTTAGACAAATATGATGCAAGTGCTCTGCTAACTAGTTGCTCCTACATTAGTCATTTGCCTTTTCTCCAGGGCCAGGGTTTCTTAATTCAGAGGATGCCAGATGGTTGATTTAAATTTTCTTGTAAATATTGTGAGAAAGATCAAGAATCAGGATTTATCAAATGAAATTATCactgaaaaccaaacaaattaaTGATCTATACTAACCAATCTTCATATAAAAACTCTATATTGCATGGAAATTTCCAAAGTATCTGCTGTCGAAAAAACCACATGCTTAGTAACATCCTATCATGGAGCTTTTTTTACCTCTCCAAATCCAGGCCTTGGCTGttgcaaatataaaataaagttCAGTGTGACAGTGACCCAACAAAACAGTGAGGCTAAATTCAATCTTTGAGTAAACTGACATAACCCGCTCAGACTTCATTAGGAGTAGGGTCTTCTTGTATCAAAGGGAATTTCAGtctggtttttatttattctgagGTTTCCAAAAAGATACTGTTAAATCCTTGGAAAGGCAGTCCAAGAACATAGGTAAGAAGCAGAGAGACCTGGTGCTTCAAAGAAGGATATATTCCttacatggagaaaaaaatgtacaCAGGCTACTTAGCAAAACTCAAACCATGTCACATTGCATATAAATTTCTTGCTTTGCATATGAAGTCTCCTCAATAAGCAGTTGACATGAGGAGAGAAGAAGGACATTTTTCCAAGAAAGTATACCAGAAACTACCCCCAATCCAGgtttaaactggaaaaaatatattattaggGATGTGTTAAAGGTGGTTCAGAATTCAGTTTAAATCGACCATATCAAATGGAAAACATGATGTTTTTCATTCCACTAGACTAATGTTAGTGAGTCTACTGATGTCAATCTACAGCAAACATCAACCATGACTATTTTTCAGCATGTTTGTGTTTGTTCTCACTCCCAGCAAGTAATTTTGATTACTTCTACAGTGAAAACCTGCTCAGACATTTTAATGCAACCACTCTCCATTGTTTCATAAAAGCTTCAGCTAGGAGAAATATCCTACCACAGCTGAATCTACTGTAGTTCCATAAAAAtaagcagaagcagcagtgtAGCTACAGAGCCTGATATAAGGAAAGGCTGCATAAGTCAACGAAGTGAGATTTGGGAATATTAAATAAAGTCATATCAGAGTAGAGACAGTAAAGGAGACTGGCTCCTTCTTAAAAGAATACACTGGTGAAGGAAATGCACTGGAGTGACTGTGGTCTCCAGACCTAATTAGAGTGAGAACTCGGTCAGTGTGGAAACTCCTACTATGTATTCTGTGGTGTTGGAACCTTGATTTCTCAGTTTTACCACTTAATTCAACAATCAGTATTCAGCCCTCATAAAAAGACATACAGCTGGAGACATAGTCAAGCACAGGTCAATTCAGGCCAAGATTTTTGCCACAGCATGGCTCCAAAAACATTCGGCCCATGTGACCTATATTTTTCCCTCTTGTTGTTTTGCCCTGGACTTTCCAAAGAATAAGActgctggttttcttttcagttgAAATTTCTGATAATATTGCTAAGAGTTTCATTTGTCCTTTTGATCACATGAAACAGATTAGGTAAAAAAACACTTGAAGTTCCTTTACACTttagcatatatatatatatataaaaacttCAGGATAAAAAGAAGTAATCCAATTGGTTCATTAAATCACATGTAGCAAAGTAATCTAAATACGATTATTCTGTGGAGGATGAGAAATGGACAAGAGCTAATATGAAAGATAGTATCAACAGAAGACAGCAAAGCAGACTAAACTTCGTACTGTGACAGAGCTATAAAAATGGCACTAACTTTCTAGAAATATAAATGTGTTTAATTTAAAGTAAATGGATACAGTAAAGAAATTAGGACTCTTCATAAGCCACTTTATGTTATTTAGTGATACCCACCCCAAGTGGGTTTATTTATCACTAAATAAACAGAAACATGGtaggaaaaccaaaaaattaattaaatttttctttgcacagaaaaatatgtctgtacaatgacaaaaaaataaaagaaataagaagaaatattttgttcacAAGAAAATCTAAAAAGTATAATggaaaaacacataaaaatttaataattaaaataggAACTTAAATACATGAAGAGCAAGAGATTGATGAAGGAAGATGGCTGGTCCATGACAAAGAGTTTCAGATCATATACATTTATAgattagatttcttttttcttagtATTCAGGGAAAGTGAGAGCAACACAATAGTTTCCTGAAGGGAAAAACTGAAGACTTAAGACAAACTAATGGTGATGTTTGAGCTGGTAGAAGAGAAATTAGAGTAAAAATAGAAATGGCTCCAGGGCTAGGCAGCCTGAGTTTAAGGATTTTGGAAGGCACAGCAcatggaaggaaaggaaaaaagaaagtaaagaaaTTTGGGGAAGGCCTCCTGGCCAACAAATGGCAGTGACAGATAACTCAAAAGAGAGGAGGCAActgtaaaaatcccaaaattagCTCCCAGAAGCAACACAAAGAATCAAGAGTAAAAGGAGGACTAGCAATAGCACAGCATGCAGCACACATGCAGCTGCTTTCAAAGATGCAtcacctgtccccagtgctggaCTTTGGCTATCCTCAGCAGCAATCTCAACTTTCAGAGAGGTATGGTAAGTATGAAATAGCCAAACCAGCCTTCTTAAAAACTCATAGATATTAAATGCCAAACGTGGAGCATTTCTGTAATTTTCTAAAGTGTAAGTCCCACAGGATGGTTGAATTTAACCAGATTAGCTCTCTCTTCATTCTGTGAGGAAATGCCTTTTGTTCCTTCAGCAAAGCTATTTTGGGTCTTTTTTACcacaagaagaaagaggaaagaggcgATTCTATGAAAACACAGAGGGTATCATAGTAAACAGCAAAAGAACATGGACTGACTGAAAAATGACTGTGTATTCAATTTCTTTTTGGGAAAGATGATTTATCAAAACTTatctaaataaattatttttgtgtgttttttccaAAGAGCCTTCTGATCATTAAGGCAAATTAGAAGAGCTTGAAAGGAGAGGCCTAACCTTTTTTCTTGCTGGGTACACTAAATTTTCTCTATTTACAGATCTAAGTATCACATATATCACAAATAACTTCATCTGTCTACTGTGTGGTTTCCAAGAAATGGATAAAAATTGCAAGACCTGAAATCCTGAACCACTTAAAATCATGGACAAAGTTTTTAAGGTAC from Anomalospiza imberbis isolate Cuckoo-Finch-1a 21T00152 chromosome 4, ASM3175350v1, whole genome shotgun sequence includes:
- the USP46 gene encoding ubiquitin carboxyl-terminal hydrolase 46 — its product is MTVRNIASICNMGTNASALEKDIGPEQFPINEHYFGLVNFGNTCYCNSVLQALYFCRPFRENVLSYKAQQKKKENLLTCLADLFHSIATQKKKVGVIPPKKFISRLRKENDLFDNYMQQDAHEFLNYLLNTIADILQEEKKQEKQNGKLKNGNMNEAEESNKQELTWVHEIFQGTLTNETRCLNCETVSSKDEDFLDLSVDVEQNTSITHCLRDFSNTETLCSEQKYYCETCCSKQEAQKRMRVKKLPMILALHLKRFKYMEQLHRYTKLSYRVVFPLELRLFNTSGDAVNLDRMYDLVAVVVHCGSGPNRGHYITIVKSHGFWLLFDDDIVEKIDAQAIEEFYGLTSDISKNSESGYILFYQSRE